From the genome of Vicia villosa cultivar HV-30 ecotype Madison, WI linkage group LG2, Vvil1.0, whole genome shotgun sequence, one region includes:
- the LOC131645782 gene encoding uncharacterized protein LOC131645782 codes for MSRPPILISELKPDQNVWKIAIRVVDIWDVKERNGQQHIEAILQDAEGNQIQVVTRSRDFEIWKKTLKEMETYIVYNGETMINKMPCKVCDNKYKVFFNRATTVTAVDIPNIPTHSFNFKPFSDFLNGEFCVDRVYDIIGAVQHVVRTQVAGAGKKACVNLTLSDEGGTEIDVTLWEGYANQFMNYAAESGHLILILTHAMCRLSSLNGKLNISNAWSGSKLLLNHDHPQVEEFKTKFLDVNPQQTATQSFSLNSCSQGAIDDRAFSFTKDVISIADMSSLTEDTFCNTVGKTLRFRANPFDWFYELCPTCNKTNQSPGKPFRCNCSENVSAPITKFKIEIEVEHRSKTVNFVFWDKECIPYVGMSAHSLRQLMKKTNEDHPLIYLEHLDHLLGKEFAFRAKYQPYYKQASIVRLTQDEEVRRLIEEVITPAQALLTIAPKEECLKGKAVLFLEETKVVNTPTVDSHSKAATSGAQNWSPDGSIEITPSKRESPTDPIQNQHGPDVLTPKMYATKANRAKSGRNTKMKLT; via the exons ATGTCTAGACCACCTATCCTGATTTCCGAATTGAAACCCGATCAAAATGTGTGGAAGATAGCAATTCGTGTTGTCGATATATGGGACGTAAAGGAACGCAATGGTCAGCAGCACATTGAGGCCATACTTCAAGATGCAGAG GGTAATCAGATCCAAGTTGTAACCCGCTCTCGTGACTTTGAGATTTGGAAAAAGACATTGAAGGAAATGGAAACCTATATAGTCTATAATGGTGAAACAATGATCAATAAAATGCCGTGTAAAGTTTGTGATAACAAATACAAGGTGTTCTTTAATCGTGCAACAACTGTCACTGCGGTTGACATACCGAACATTCCAACACATAGCTTTAACTTCAAGCCATTTTCTGACTTCTTAAATGGAGAGTTCTGTGTTGATCGCGTTTACG ATATAATAGGTGCTGTCCAACATGTTGTTAGGACCCAAGTTGCAGGTGCTGGGAAAAAAGCTTGTGTGAACCTCACTTTGTCAGACGAAGG TGGGACTGAGATAGATGTTACTCTATGGGAAGGCTATGCTAACCAATTTATGAATTATGCGGCTGAAAGTGGACATCTGATTCTCATTCTCACTCATGCAATGTGTCGGTTGAGCTCAT TAAATGGGAAGCTTAACATTTCCAATGCTTGGAGTGGATCTAAACTGCTACTCAATCATGATCATCCACAAGTTGAGGAATTTAAAACAAA ATTTCTCGATGTTAATCCACAACAAACTGCTACCCAGTCATTTTCTCTGAATTCATGTTCACAAGGAGCAATTGACGACAGGGCTTTTTCATTCACCAAGGATGTCATAAGCATTGCTGACATGAGCTCTCTTACTGAG GATACCTTCTGCAATACTGTTGGGAAGACATTGCGTTTCAGAGCGAATCCTTTCGACTGGTTTTATGAGTTGTGTCCAACATgtaacaaaacaaatcaatctcCCGGTAAACCATTCCGGTGCAACTGCTCTGAGAATGTCTCAGCTCCAATCACTAA GTTCAAAATTGAGATCGAGGTGGAACATCGCTCGAAGACCGTTAATTTTGTCTTTTGGGACAAGGAATGCATCCCTTATGTGGGGATGTCTGCCCATTCCTTGAGACAGCTCATGAAAAAG ACCAACGAGGATCATCCTTTGATTTATCTCGAACACCTGGACCATTTGTTGGGAAAAGAATTTGCTTTTCGTGCTAAGTACCAGCCGTATTACAAGCAAGCATCTATTGTAAGACTAACTCAAGATGAGGAGGTGAGGCGACTGATAGAAGAAGTCATTACACCTGCTCAG GCCCTTCTTACCATTGCCCCTAAGGAAGAATGTCTTAAGGGAAAGGCTGTCCTCTTCCTTGAGGAAACTAAAGTTGTCAACACACCAACTGTGGATTCTCATTCCAAA GCTGCTACATCTGGAGCACAAAATTGGAGCCCTGATGGCAGCATTGAGATCACCCCATCAAAGAGGGAAAGTCCAACTGATCCCATCCAAAATCAACATGGTCCAGATGTTCTAACACCAAAAATGTATGCAACAAAAGCAAACAGGGCCAAATCTGGAAGGAACACCAAGATGAAGTTAACTTAG
- the LOC131648482 gene encoding uncharacterized protein LOC131648482, protein MEIKVHKPFCLSFRGIPTSLKILCDNVSGAFVLSESLNRLISLVRTKVDETLLNTMIRFYDPLLHCFTYRDFQMVPTLEEFSSILGLPVLDQMPYTGAEEVPKLEDVAAALHLPRSEIKKVWVSKGDYTGVPIDFLYSQADILINAVSMDALEKVLACLIYGQVLFPRYDKIVDVIALKIFIGNNPVPTLLGDLLHSIHHRSSKGKCCVLGCAPILHKWFISYLSRSTIKNEEGLTWVQRIIRLSYDDVIWSQKVFEGTHLFDSCGDFPNVPLLGTRGGITYNPILARHQFGFALKDKPRSIYLSAENFDYDSDTTGKKKLFIRA, encoded by the coding sequence atggaaatCAAAGTTCATAAACCTTTCTGCCTCAGTTTCAGAGGGATACCTACTTCTTTGAAGATTCTTTGTGACAACGTTTCTGGTGCTTTTGTGCTTTCCGAATCTCTTAACAGATTAATCAGCTTGGTAAGGACCAAAGTGGATGAAACGCTCCTTAACACAATGATCCggttttatgatcctcttcttCACTGCTTTACTTATAGGGATTTTCAAATGGTTCCTACATTAGAGGAATTTTCCTCCATCCTAGGATTACCTGTGCTTGATCAGATGCCATACACTGGCGCAGAAGAGGTACCTAAGCTGGAAGATGTAGCTGCTGCATTACATTTGCCTCGATCAGAAATAAAAAAGGTTTGGGTGAGTAAAGGAGACTATACTGGTGTACCAATCGACTTCTTGTATAGTCAAGCTGATATCTTAATTAACGCCGTAAGTATGGATGCTCTTGAAAAGGTCCTCGCTTGCCTAATCTATGGGCAAGTATTGTTTCCACGTTATGACAAAATTGTGGATGTGATTGCTCTCAAGATCTTCATTGGTAACAATCCGGTTCCGACTTTATTGGGTGACTTGCTGCATTCCATCCATCACCGATCGTCTAAAGGCAAATGTTGTGTTCTTGGATGTGCACCAatattgcataagtggtttatttcgtaCTTATCCCGTTCTAcgataaagaatgaagaaggtttgacttgggTTCAAAGAATCATAAGGCTTTCATACGACGACGTCATTTGGAGCCAAAAAGTTTTTGAAGGAACTCATTTGTTCGATAGCTGTGGAGATTTCccaaatgtacctcttcttggtactcgAGGAGGGATAACTTATAATCCCATATTAGCTCGGCATCAATTTGGTTTCGCCTTGAAAGACAAGCCtcgctccatatatcttagtgcggaaaaTTTTGATTATGATTCAGATACAACCGGAAAGAAGAAGTTGTTTATTAGAGCTTAG